A window of Natrinema versiforme contains these coding sequences:
- a CDS encoding SIMPL domain-containing protein (The SIMPL domain is named for its presence in mouse protein SIMPL (signalling molecule that associates with mouse pelle-like kinase). Bacterial member BP26, from Brucella, was shown to assemble into a channel-like structure, while YggE from E. coli has been associated with resistance to oxidative stress.), protein MDRRQFLAASSIGLTAAIAGCAGNPLSSNDSAEPDSDAATNAAAGEITVSASGEVDADPDRAIVSVGVQATGESADAVTDELATGAERLRGTFDELGIPEENIEEGRYRVHPRRGRDAEGFEGSHSFEVTVTDVDRVGEVIDASIEAGADDIGRVSFTLQEETRSALRKDAIDAALANADEEASHIADNREISLEGTTAVTTGDVQVRPVQESVTSGDAADGAAPPTEIEADPVSVSASATVTYAFAE, encoded by the coding sequence ATGGATCGACGACAGTTCCTCGCGGCCTCGAGTATCGGCCTGACAGCGGCGATCGCGGGTTGTGCGGGCAACCCTCTCAGTAGTAACGACTCCGCGGAACCGGACTCGGACGCCGCCACGAACGCGGCCGCCGGCGAAATCACAGTCAGCGCGAGCGGCGAGGTCGACGCGGACCCGGACCGGGCGATCGTCAGCGTCGGTGTGCAGGCCACGGGCGAGAGCGCCGACGCCGTAACCGACGAACTGGCGACGGGTGCCGAGCGGCTTCGCGGGACGTTCGACGAACTCGGCATCCCCGAGGAGAACATCGAGGAAGGACGCTACCGGGTTCACCCGAGACGCGGGCGAGACGCGGAGGGATTCGAGGGATCCCACTCCTTCGAGGTGACGGTCACCGACGTCGACCGCGTCGGCGAGGTCATCGACGCGTCGATCGAGGCCGGTGCCGACGATATCGGCCGGGTGAGCTTTACGCTCCAGGAGGAGACGCGATCGGCGCTGCGGAAAGACGCGATCGACGCCGCGCTCGCAAACGCCGACGAAGAGGCGTCCCACATCGCCGATAACCGCGAGATCTCACTCGAGGGGACGACGGCGGTAACGACTGGCGACGTACAGGTCCGGCCGGTACAGGAGAGCGTCACCAGCGGCGACGCGGCCGACGGCGCGGCACCACCCACGGAGATCGAGGCGGACCCGGTCAGCGTGAGTGCCAGCGCGACGGTGACGTACGCGTTCGCCGAGTGA
- a CDS encoding HalOD1 output domain-containing protein, with product MYGHAPRASQSRSPSLYRASHDPHGPATLSTTVVHALADCLGVDVTDSRISLYDTVDPDALDALFRPRHDGSPRTGGTLSFVVEGHHVTVHGDGEILIEPPAQR from the coding sequence ATGTATGGACACGCTCCCCGCGCCTCGCAGTCTCGCTCTCCATCCCTGTATCGCGCCTCGCACGACCCGCACGGGCCGGCGACGCTCAGTACGACCGTCGTTCACGCGCTCGCGGACTGTCTGGGCGTCGACGTGACTGACAGCCGTATCTCGCTGTACGACACCGTCGATCCGGATGCACTAGACGCTCTCTTCCGGCCACGCCACGACGGCTCGCCGCGAACCGGTGGGACGCTCTCGTTCGTCGTCGAGGGCCACCACGTAACCGTCCACGGGGACGGCGAAATCCTGATCGAACCGCCCGCACAGCGCTAA
- the thsB gene encoding thermosome subunit beta, producing MSQRMQQGQPMIVMSEDSQRVKDKDAQDYNISAARAVAEAVQSTLGPKGMDKMLVDSMGSVTITNDGVTILKEMDIDNPTAEMIIEVAETQEDEAGDGTTTAVAIAGELLKNAEDLLEQDIHPTAIIKGFHLASEQAREEIDDIATDIDTSDEDLLKKTAETSMTGKGTEVNKEHLAQLIVEAIRQVTVEDENGDNVVDLEFLNIETQTGRSAGESDLLEGGIVDKDPVHDNMPRSATDADILLLNEAIEVEETDVDTEVSVTDPDQLQKFLDREEKQLREKVDTIADLGADVVFCQKGIDDLAQHYLAKEGILAVRRAKKSDLEFLSEVVGASIVSDLEGATEADLGFGDVTRDEEDELFYVEGEDAHGVTLLLRGSTDHVVDELERGVNDALDVVAQTVSDGRVLAGGGAIEVELASRLRDFADSVSGREQLAVEAFADSLELVPRVLAGNAGLDSIDTLVDLRAAHDDGDITAGLNVFSGDVEDTFEAGVVEPAHAKEQAVTSAAEAANLVLKIDDIISAGDLSTDKGDDEAGGPGGAPGGMGGMGGGMGGMM from the coding sequence ATGAGTCAGCGAATGCAGCAGGGGCAGCCGATGATCGTAATGAGCGAGGACTCCCAGCGCGTCAAGGACAAGGACGCGCAGGATTACAACATCAGCGCCGCCCGTGCGGTCGCTGAAGCCGTCCAGTCCACGCTCGGACCGAAGGGCATGGACAAGATGCTCGTCGACTCCATGGGATCGGTGACGATCACCAACGACGGCGTCACCATCCTCAAGGAGATGGACATCGACAACCCGACGGCCGAGATGATCATCGAGGTCGCCGAAACGCAGGAAGACGAGGCCGGCGACGGCACCACGACCGCCGTCGCGATCGCCGGTGAACTCCTCAAGAACGCCGAGGACCTCCTCGAGCAGGACATCCACCCGACGGCGATCATCAAGGGCTTCCACCTCGCGAGCGAGCAGGCCCGCGAGGAGATCGACGACATCGCGACCGATATCGACACCAGCGACGAGGACCTCCTCAAGAAGACAGCCGAAACCTCGATGACCGGCAAGGGCACCGAGGTCAACAAGGAGCACCTCGCCCAGCTGATCGTCGAGGCCATCCGGCAGGTCACCGTCGAGGACGAGAACGGCGACAACGTCGTCGACCTCGAGTTCCTCAACATCGAGACCCAGACCGGCCGCAGCGCCGGCGAATCCGACCTCCTCGAGGGCGGCATCGTCGACAAGGACCCCGTCCACGACAACATGCCCCGCTCGGCGACTGACGCCGACATCCTCCTCCTGAACGAGGCCATCGAGGTCGAGGAGACCGACGTCGACACCGAAGTGTCGGTCACCGACCCCGACCAGCTCCAGAAGTTCCTCGACCGCGAGGAGAAACAGCTCCGCGAGAAGGTCGACACAATCGCCGACCTCGGCGCTGACGTCGTCTTCTGCCAGAAGGGCATCGACGACCTCGCACAGCACTACCTCGCCAAGGAAGGCATCCTCGCGGTGCGCCGCGCCAAGAAGTCCGACCTCGAGTTCCTCTCGGAAGTCGTCGGGGCGTCGATCGTCTCCGACCTCGAGGGCGCGACCGAGGCCGACCTCGGCTTCGGCGACGTCACCCGCGACGAGGAAGACGAGCTGTTCTACGTCGAGGGTGAGGACGCCCACGGCGTCACCCTCCTGCTCCGCGGCTCGACCGACCACGTCGTCGACGAACTCGAGCGCGGCGTCAACGACGCGCTCGACGTCGTCGCACAGACCGTCTCCGACGGCCGCGTCCTCGCGGGCGGCGGCGCAATCGAAGTCGAACTCGCCTCGCGCCTGCGAGACTTCGCCGACTCCGTCTCCGGCCGCGAGCAGCTGGCTGTCGAGGCCTTCGCCGACTCGCTCGAGCTCGTCCCGCGCGTCCTCGCCGGCAACGCGGGTCTCGACTCGATCGACACGCTGGTCGACCTGCGTGCGGCCCACGACGACGGCGACATCACGGCCGGCCTGAACGTCTTCTCGGGCGACGTCGAGGACACCTTCGAGGCCGGCGTCGTCGAACCGGCCCACGCCAAGGAACAGGCCGTCACCTCCGCTGCTGAGGCCGCAAACCTCGTGCTCAAAATCGACGACATCATCTCCGCCGGCGACCTGTCGACCGACAAGGGCGACGACGAGGCCGGCGGCCCCGGCGGTGCGCCCGGCGGCATGGGCGGCATGGGCGGTGGCATGGGCGGCATGATGTGA
- a CDS encoding ABC transporter ATP-binding protein, which yields MSSHEDETPFDAYREDVDRPLSRLFREYAPGRLGWFSAGMVANFVARMASLVPPLLLGTAIDAIFTGNGAFELPIVPNAWLPTAQMAQFWFSITAIAVSFLVVALFTWIYGVTANLFAHGVMHAVRVDSFEKMQRLDMTFFDDKETGEVMAVLNNDTQNLEMFLDNALMNSARLLVMVGGIAGVLFYLNWQLALITLVAIPAMVGFTIWFMRAVEPRYARQRSAVGWLNTRLENSLSGVGLTKTTNSESYEIDRVRQASRRLYEDTMAVLRLSYFYRPGMELLAGLAFAGTFLVGGLWLATGTAPGPLTGSLSVGDFVVFLFMTQRIVAPLAEVSNIVDQYENAKASSERVFGLMDIPVHVADPADPTAIEPVEGRVEYEDITFGYDTSAARSADGDDVTAFEEPVLEDISFEAEPGETVAFVGPTGAGKSTLLKLLLRLYDVRAGSIRIDGHDVRDVALADLRSAVGYVSQDTFLFDGTVADNVRYGHFDASDEAVREAAKAARAHEFITDLSAGYETRVGEEGVKLSGGQRQRIALARAVLTDPAVLILDEATSAVDTKTELQIQRSIDRLTEDRTTLVIAHRLSTIRDADTILVLEDGEIVERGTHEALLEAGGEYATLWTAQAGDREAAADALVDGTD from the coding sequence GTGAGTTCCCACGAGGACGAAACGCCGTTCGACGCCTACCGGGAGGACGTCGATCGGCCGCTCTCGAGGCTGTTTCGCGAGTACGCGCCCGGTCGACTCGGCTGGTTTTCGGCGGGGATGGTCGCCAACTTCGTCGCTCGGATGGCGAGTCTGGTCCCGCCGCTGCTGCTGGGGACCGCCATCGACGCGATCTTTACCGGCAACGGCGCGTTCGAGTTGCCGATCGTGCCGAACGCGTGGCTGCCGACCGCACAGATGGCCCAGTTCTGGTTCTCCATCACCGCCATTGCCGTCTCGTTTCTTGTCGTCGCCCTCTTCACGTGGATCTACGGCGTCACCGCCAACCTGTTCGCCCACGGCGTGATGCACGCGGTCCGGGTCGATTCCTTCGAGAAAATGCAACGGCTGGACATGACCTTCTTCGACGACAAGGAGACCGGCGAGGTCATGGCGGTGCTGAACAACGATACCCAGAACCTCGAGATGTTTCTGGACAACGCCCTGATGAACTCCGCGCGGCTGCTGGTGATGGTCGGCGGGATCGCCGGCGTCCTCTTCTATCTCAACTGGCAGTTGGCGCTCATCACCCTCGTCGCGATCCCCGCGATGGTCGGCTTTACGATCTGGTTCATGCGCGCCGTCGAGCCTCGGTACGCTCGCCAACGCTCCGCGGTCGGGTGGCTCAACACCCGCCTCGAGAACAGCCTCTCCGGCGTCGGCCTGACGAAGACGACCAACAGCGAGAGCTACGAGATCGACCGCGTCCGGCAGGCCTCGCGCCGACTCTACGAGGATACGATGGCCGTGCTCCGGCTCTCGTACTTCTACCGGCCCGGCATGGAACTGCTCGCCGGACTGGCCTTCGCCGGAACCTTCCTCGTCGGGGGGCTCTGGCTCGCGACGGGGACCGCACCCGGCCCGCTCACCGGCTCCCTCTCGGTCGGCGACTTCGTCGTCTTCCTCTTCATGACCCAGCGGATCGTCGCCCCGCTCGCCGAGGTGTCGAACATCGTCGACCAGTACGAGAACGCCAAGGCCTCGAGCGAGCGCGTCTTCGGCCTGATGGACATCCCGGTCCACGTCGCGGACCCGGCCGACCCGACGGCCATCGAACCCGTCGAGGGCCGCGTCGAGTACGAGGACATCACTTTCGGGTACGACACGAGTGCCGCACGGAGCGCTGACGGCGACGATGTGACGGCGTTCGAAGAGCCCGTTCTCGAGGACATCTCCTTCGAGGCCGAACCGGGCGAAACGGTCGCGTTCGTCGGCCCGACGGGGGCCGGGAAATCGACGCTACTCAAACTCCTGCTCCGGCTCTACGACGTCCGAGCGGGATCGATCCGGATCGACGGCCACGACGTTCGGGACGTGGCCCTCGCCGACCTCCGCTCGGCAGTCGGCTACGTGAGTCAGGACACGTTCCTCTTCGACGGCACCGTCGCCGATAACGTCCGCTACGGTCACTTCGACGCGTCCGACGAGGCCGTTCGAGAGGCCGCGAAAGCCGCTCGAGCCCACGAGTTCATCACCGACCTCTCGGCGGGCTACGAGACCCGCGTCGGCGAGGAGGGGGTCAAGCTCTCGGGCGGCCAACGCCAGCGGATCGCGCTCGCCCGCGCCGTCCTCACCGACCCCGCGGTGTTGATCCTCGACGAGGCGACCAGCGCCGTCGACACCAAGACCGAACTGCAGATTCAGCGCTCGATCGACCGGCTCACAGAAGATCGAACGACGCTCGTCATCGCCCACCGCCTCTCGACGATCCGGGACGCCGATACCATCCTCGTGCTCGAGGACGGCGAAATCGTCGAGCGGGGAACCCACGAGGCGTTACTCGAGGCCGGCGGCGAGTACGCGACGCTGTGGACGGCCCAAGCCGGCGACCGCGAGGCGGCGGCCGACGCGCTGGTCGACGGGACCGACTGA
- the lrp gene encoding HTH-type transcriptional regulator Lrp — MTYENLDAKLVNALLGDGRASLRSLAEDLDVSVTTVSNHLSDLEEDGVIEGYTPKIDYDAVGYDVTAVIQLQVEGNALPDVTETLREHRQMTSVYEVTGDYDVIAIGKFEDTDGMNDQIKQLLTDPDIKASNTSVVLNAVSENEQFELEVTDD, encoded by the coding sequence ATGACGTACGAAAATCTCGATGCAAAACTAGTGAATGCACTTCTCGGCGACGGCCGAGCGAGTCTGCGCAGCCTCGCCGAAGACCTCGACGTCTCCGTGACGACCGTCTCGAATCACCTCTCCGATCTCGAGGAGGATGGCGTGATCGAGGGCTACACGCCGAAGATCGATTACGACGCGGTCGGGTACGACGTGACCGCCGTCATCCAGTTGCAGGTCGAAGGGAACGCGCTCCCCGACGTCACCGAAACGCTGCGCGAGCACCGCCAGATGACTAGCGTCTACGAGGTCACCGGCGACTACGACGTGATCGCCATCGGGAAGTTCGAGGACACCGACGGAATGAACGACCAGATCAAACAGCTGCTGACCGATCCCGATATCAAGGCCTCGAACACGAGCGTCGTTCTCAACGCCGTTTCCGAGAACGAACAGTTCGAACTCGAGGTCACGGACGACTGA
- the glnA gene encoding type I glutamate--ammonia ligase — MTSGNITDTEQAVLDEIEEQDVDFLRLQFTDILGTVKNVSVPARQAEKAFTEGIYFDGSSIEGFVRIQESDMRLKPDPDTFAVLPWRQKEESAAARMICDVYDTSTGEPFEGDPRRVLKNALDRADEMGYTVNAAPEPEFFLFEEDEDGRATTKTNDAGGYFDLAPKDLASDVRRDIIYGLEEMGFEIEASHHEVAEGQHEINFTYDDALATADNVGTFRTVVRAIAAQHDLHATFMPKPIPRINGSGMHTHLSLFTEDGENAFHDEDDEFNLSDEAHAFTAGILEHAPAITAIANPTVNSYKRLVPGYEAPVYVAWSDRNRSALIRKPAARTPAASRVELRSPDPSCNAYLALAAMIHAGLDGIENDLECPDPVRENIYEFDEEKREEYGIDTLPSNLGEAVEALEEDEVIYDALGDHVAPKFVEAKEQEFEDYLVDVSDWELDRYLETF, encoded by the coding sequence ATGACAAGCGGCAACATCACTGACACTGAACAGGCGGTATTGGACGAGATCGAGGAACAAGACGTCGACTTCCTCCGACTGCAGTTTACCGACATTCTGGGAACGGTCAAGAACGTCTCCGTACCGGCCCGGCAGGCCGAGAAGGCGTTCACCGAAGGCATCTACTTCGACGGTTCTTCTATCGAAGGCTTCGTTCGCATTCAGGAGTCGGACATGCGGCTCAAGCCCGACCCGGACACCTTCGCAGTGCTCCCGTGGCGCCAGAAAGAGGAGAGCGCCGCCGCCCGAATGATCTGTGACGTCTACGATACGTCCACGGGCGAGCCCTTCGAGGGCGACCCGCGCCGCGTGCTCAAGAACGCGCTCGATCGCGCCGACGAGATGGGCTATACTGTCAACGCCGCGCCCGAGCCGGAGTTCTTCCTCTTCGAGGAGGACGAGGACGGCCGCGCGACGACCAAGACCAACGACGCCGGCGGCTACTTCGACCTCGCGCCGAAAGACCTCGCCAGCGACGTTCGCCGCGACATCATCTACGGTCTCGAGGAGATGGGCTTCGAGATCGAGGCTAGCCACCACGAGGTCGCCGAGGGCCAACACGAGATCAACTTCACCTACGACGACGCGCTCGCGACGGCCGACAACGTCGGCACGTTCCGCACCGTCGTCCGCGCCATCGCCGCCCAGCACGACCTGCACGCGACGTTCATGCCCAAGCCGATCCCGCGAATCAACGGCTCGGGGATGCACACGCACCTCTCGCTGTTCACCGAGGACGGCGAGAACGCGTTCCACGACGAGGACGACGAGTTCAATCTGAGCGACGAGGCCCACGCCTTTACGGCCGGGATCCTCGAGCACGCGCCGGCGATCACGGCGATCGCGAACCCCACGGTCAACAGCTACAAGCGACTGGTGCCCGGCTACGAGGCACCCGTCTACGTCGCGTGGTCCGACCGCAACCGCTCGGCACTGATCCGCAAACCGGCGGCTCGCACGCCGGCCGCCTCCCGCGTCGAACTCCGTTCGCCCGACCCGTCCTGTAACGCCTACCTCGCGCTCGCCGCCATGATCCACGCGGGTCTCGACGGCATCGAGAACGATCTCGAGTGTCCCGACCCGGTCCGGGAGAACATCTACGAATTCGACGAGGAGAAACGCGAAGAGTACGGCATCGACACGCTGCCGTCGAACCTCGGCGAGGCCGTCGAGGCTCTCGAGGAGGACGAAGTCATCTACGACGCGCTCGGCGACCACGTCGCGCCGAAGTTCGTCGAAGCCAAAGAACAGGAGTTCGAGGACTACCTCGTCGACGTTTCCGACTGGGAACTCGACCGCTACCTCGAGACGTTCTAA
- a CDS encoding metallophosphoesterase, translating into MLVLGDAHASDSDRCDTLLELYRTLEPDRVLQLGDLERYDLPAPTWFIAGNNEEFDVIEALRAGDDLETTSNVHLLASTAATVDGLRVGGLSGNFAPTKYDLSRDELTGERRRHFTHEDVERAAALEDIDIFLTHEAPNGLLSYGYDPGCEYIDDLLEAISPDLCLVGHHHRHREAEIAGTRVVSLAPAWERYYTLDPETLALEGHEHDLSSDN; encoded by the coding sequence ATGCTCGTCCTCGGCGACGCCCACGCGTCCGACTCTGACCGGTGTGACACCCTACTCGAGCTCTACCGAACCCTCGAGCCCGATCGGGTGCTCCAGCTCGGCGACCTCGAGCGATACGACCTGCCGGCACCGACGTGGTTCATCGCGGGGAACAACGAGGAGTTCGACGTGATCGAGGCGCTGCGGGCGGGCGACGATCTCGAAACAACGTCTAACGTCCACCTCCTCGCGAGCACGGCGGCGACGGTCGACGGCCTGCGCGTGGGCGGTCTCTCGGGGAACTTCGCCCCGACGAAGTATGACCTGTCCCGGGACGAACTCACGGGCGAGCGCCGCCGTCACTTCACTCACGAGGACGTGGAACGGGCCGCCGCCCTCGAGGACATCGACATCTTTCTCACGCACGAAGCACCGAACGGCCTGCTGTCCTACGGCTACGATCCCGGCTGTGAGTATATCGACGACCTGCTCGAGGCGATCTCGCCCGACCTCTGTCTGGTCGGCCATCACCATCGCCACCGCGAGGCCGAGATCGCCGGCACTCGCGTCGTCAGTCTCGCCCCAGCGTGGGAGCGATACTACACGCTCGATCCCGAAACGCTGGCGCTCGAGGGCCACGAACACGACCTGTCGAGTGACAACTGA
- a CDS encoding helix-hairpin-helix domain-containing protein, whose amino-acid sequence MSQSESPIRAMFDVQRTAVKQSQQLFKQGMATQRNVDTMALTGLKGQESLQRQQLELAQAATHGYLSATAAMLPSDDAPEAHRTIDETFEQLKTTHAEVYEALERELERGVDSADELSGEFVDTLDEQTAQLLEITEAVEDQTVQNVDELSGQLREQLDQTQELQDQLEDQLERQTGDVEELLERQAEQVERFQQQLEEQAEAVTQEIPVQGTDEPHTKIETDPEHTLESVEGIDADIRDQLSEAGIATIDDLTRAGPEAVAEAADISEEQAEDWIEQAEA is encoded by the coding sequence ATGAGCCAGTCAGAATCCCCGATCCGTGCGATGTTCGACGTCCAGCGAACCGCAGTCAAACAGAGCCAGCAGCTGTTCAAGCAGGGAATGGCCACCCAACGAAACGTCGACACGATGGCCCTGACCGGGCTCAAAGGCCAGGAGTCCCTTCAGCGCCAGCAACTCGAGCTCGCGCAGGCGGCGACGCACGGCTACCTCAGCGCGACGGCGGCGATGCTGCCGAGCGACGACGCTCCCGAGGCCCACCGAACCATCGACGAGACCTTCGAGCAGCTGAAAACGACTCACGCGGAGGTTTACGAGGCGCTCGAGCGAGAACTCGAGCGGGGCGTCGACTCCGCCGACGAGCTCTCGGGGGAGTTCGTCGATACCCTCGACGAACAGACAGCCCAGCTCCTCGAGATCACGGAGGCCGTCGAGGACCAGACGGTCCAGAACGTCGACGAACTCTCGGGGCAGCTCCGCGAGCAACTCGACCAGACCCAGGAGCTGCAGGATCAACTCGAGGACCAACTCGAGCGCCAGACCGGTGACGTCGAGGAGCTCCTCGAACGGCAGGCCGAACAGGTCGAACGGTTCCAGCAGCAACTCGAGGAGCAGGCGGAGGCGGTCACCCAGGAGATCCCGGTACAGGGGACTGACGAACCGCACACGAAGATCGAAACCGATCCGGAGCACACCCTCGAGTCGGTCGAGGGAATCGACGCCGACATCCGCGACCAGCTCTCGGAGGCCGGTATCGCGACGATCGACGACCTCACGCGCGCCGGTCCCGAGGCCGTCGCCGAGGCCGCCGATATCTCGGAGGAGCAGGCCGAGGACTGGATCGAGCAGGCCGAAGCGTAA
- a CDS encoding aminomethyltransferase family protein has protein sequence MSVIESIHEDHGATFGERADRRVVEHYGRPERTHRAVRNGVGLLESAYGVIVVEGDDRVEYVDNVVSNRVPTEDGQGCYALVLDPQGGIDVELYVYNAGERLLLFTQPETAEPLAEEWSEKVFIQDVDIRVATDDYAVFGIHGPQATEKIASVLNGAGSPDERYSFVRGTMGDEGVSVIRTDALTGEESYEVICAADDAAAVHDTLLNQGLNAAPFGYQAFESLALEAGSPLFHTELEGTLPNVLGLRNALDFEKGCYVGQEVVSRVENRGQPSRRLVGLTLEAESEGDGDDESGGRPIPESGAAVFDGDASVGEITRAGESPMLGDIIALAIVDYDLESDELTVRVGGEEVAATRTELPFVAGSDRSDRLPDYL, from the coding sequence ATGAGTGTCATCGAGTCCATCCACGAGGACCACGGGGCCACGTTCGGCGAGCGCGCCGACCGGCGAGTCGTCGAACACTACGGCCGACCGGAGCGAACCCACCGGGCGGTCCGCAACGGCGTCGGGCTGCTCGAGTCGGCCTACGGCGTGATCGTCGTGGAGGGCGACGACCGCGTCGAGTACGTCGATAACGTCGTCTCGAACCGCGTCCCGACCGAGGACGGGCAGGGCTGTTACGCGCTCGTGCTCGACCCCCAAGGCGGGATCGACGTCGAACTCTACGTCTACAACGCGGGCGAGCGACTCCTGCTTTTCACCCAGCCCGAGACCGCCGAGCCCCTCGCCGAGGAGTGGTCCGAGAAAGTGTTCATTCAGGATGTCGACATCCGTGTCGCGACCGACGACTACGCGGTCTTCGGGATTCACGGCCCGCAGGCCACCGAAAAGATCGCGAGCGTGCTCAACGGTGCCGGCTCGCCCGACGAGCGCTACTCGTTCGTCCGCGGGACGATGGGCGACGAGGGCGTCTCAGTCATCCGCACCGACGCGCTCACCGGCGAGGAGAGCTACGAAGTGATCTGTGCCGCGGACGACGCCGCGGCCGTCCATGACACGCTGCTCAATCAGGGGCTCAACGCCGCCCCCTTCGGCTATCAGGCGTTCGAGAGCCTCGCGCTCGAGGCCGGCTCGCCGCTCTTTCACACCGAACTCGAGGGGACGCTGCCGAACGTGCTCGGCCTGCGCAACGCCCTCGACTTCGAGAAGGGCTGTTACGTCGGACAGGAGGTGGTTTCCCGGGTCGAGAACCGCGGCCAGCCCAGTCGGCGACTCGTCGGGCTCACCCTCGAGGCGGAGAGTGAGGGCGACGGAGACGACGAGAGCGGAGGGCGGCCGATTCCCGAGTCCGGCGCGGCCGTCTTCGACGGCGACGCGTCGGTCGGTGAGATAACCCGTGCGGGAGAGAGCCCGATGCTCGGCGACATCATCGCGCTCGCGATTGTCGACTACGACCTCGAGAGCGACGAGTTGACGGTCCGGGTCGGCGGCGAAGAGGTGGCCGCGACCCGCACCGAACTGCCGTTCGTCGCGGGATCGGATCGGTCCGACCGCCTGCCGGACTATCTTTAA
- a CDS encoding DUF6432 family protein, translating into MRAKREYRNRERTEVAVLDALVDRADDGMTVFELRAAVEVDIDELEEALSTLKEDDLIVVDSGSETVIKPAERVVPDEPEDEDGERSIGEWLRERIPF; encoded by the coding sequence ATGAGAGCAAAGCGGGAGTACCGGAACCGGGAGCGGACGGAGGTGGCGGTACTCGATGCGCTGGTCGATCGCGCCGACGACGGGATGACCGTCTTCGAGCTCCGCGCGGCCGTCGAGGTCGACATCGACGAACTCGAGGAGGCCCTGTCGACGCTCAAGGAGGACGATCTGATCGTCGTCGACTCGGGGTCGGAGACGGTGATCAAGCCCGCCGAGCGGGTCGTTCCCGACGAGCCGGAAGACGAGGACGGGGAGCGGTCGATCGGAGAGTGGCTCCGCGAGCGGATCCCTTTTTGA
- a CDS encoding DUF5611 family protein — MKEYKMRRGEYLEERIPDMESTVEDYFGPITETKEYKGSDLFVIGEPDNPVFEKVVVGTVEYSGKKDKLAVEFYERDPTELGPDELEAAGEAVDAKNDFLLEATGRDAKSRRDSMKRTVEDDPDHDFD, encoded by the coding sequence ATGAAGGAGTACAAGATGCGTCGCGGCGAATATCTCGAGGAGCGAATTCCCGACATGGAGTCGACCGTCGAGGACTACTTCGGCCCCATCACCGAAACGAAGGAGTACAAGGGCAGCGACCTCTTCGTCATCGGCGAGCCCGACAACCCCGTCTTCGAGAAAGTCGTCGTCGGTACCGTCGAGTACTCCGGCAAGAAGGACAAACTCGCCGTCGAGTTCTACGAGCGCGACCCCACCGAACTCGGCCCCGACGAACTCGAGGCCGCCGGCGAGGCCGTCGACGCCAAGAACGACTTCCTGCTCGAGGCGACTGGTCGCGACGCCAAGTCCCGTCGTGACTCGATGAAGCGGACGGTCGAAGACGACCCGGATCACGATTTCGACTAA